From the Anaerolineales bacterium genome, one window contains:
- a CDS encoding inositol-3-phosphate synthase, giving the protein MSKSSKVRVAIIGVGNCANSLVQGVEYYKNASETDEVPGLMHVNLGGYHIRDIEFSAAFDVVSTKVGKDLSEAIWAYPNNTIKFADVPHLGVPVQRGMTHDGLGKYLREVVEKAPGSTADIARILQETGTDVVINYLPVGSEMATKWYVEQILEAGVALVNCIPVFIASQEYWGQRFAEHGLPIIGDDIKSQVGATITHRELARLFVERGVHLDHTYQLNFGGNMDFYNMLERERLESKKISKTGAVTSMLPYEMNPDDVHVGPSDYVPWLTDRKWAHMRLEGRSFGDVPLNIEVKLEVWDSPNSAGVVIDAVRCAKVALDRGMSGPLIAPSAYLMKTPPQQIPDDLARKAMEEFIEGENVIAE; this is encoded by the coding sequence ATGTCTAAATCTTCCAAAGTACGCGTCGCCATTATTGGCGTCGGCAACTGCGCAAATTCCTTGGTGCAGGGCGTAGAGTATTACAAGAACGCCTCGGAGACCGATGAAGTCCCCGGCTTGATGCATGTCAATCTGGGCGGCTATCACATCCGCGATATCGAGTTCAGCGCTGCCTTTGATGTGGTATCCACCAAGGTGGGCAAGGACCTGAGCGAGGCCATCTGGGCCTACCCCAACAACACGATCAAGTTCGCTGATGTGCCGCACCTGGGCGTGCCGGTGCAGCGCGGCATGACGCACGACGGCCTGGGCAAGTACCTACGGGAGGTGGTGGAGAAGGCGCCGGGCTCCACGGCGGATATCGCCCGCATCCTGCAGGAAACTGGAACAGATGTGGTGATCAACTACCTGCCGGTGGGGTCCGAAATGGCCACCAAATGGTACGTGGAGCAGATCCTGGAAGCCGGCGTGGCGCTGGTGAACTGCATCCCGGTGTTCATCGCCAGCCAGGAGTATTGGGGCCAACGCTTTGCGGAGCACGGCCTGCCGATCATCGGCGATGATATCAAGAGCCAGGTAGGCGCCACGATCACGCACCGCGAGCTGGCTCGCCTGTTCGTGGAGCGCGGCGTGCATTTGGACCACACCTACCAGCTAAACTTTGGCGGCAACATGGACTTTTACAACATGCTGGAGCGCGAGCGTTTGGAGTCGAAGAAGATCTCCAAGACCGGTGCGGTGACCAGCATGCTGCCCTATGAGATGAACCCCGACGATGTGCATGTCGGCCCCAGTGACTATGTGCCCTGGCTGACCGACCGCAAATGGGCGCATATGCGCCTGGAAGGCCGCTCGTTTGGGGATGTGCCGCTGAACATCGAGGTCAAGCTGGAAGTGTGGGACTCGCCCAACTCGGCTGGCGTGGTCATCGATGCGGTGCGCTGCGCCAAAGTGGCCCTAGACCGCGGCATGAGCGGCCCGCTGATCGCGCCGTCCGCTTACCTGATGAAGACCCCGCCCCAGCAGATTCCCGATGACTTGGCGCGTAAAGCCATGGAGGAATTCATTGAGGGCGAAAACGTGATCGCCGAATAA
- a CDS encoding NmrA family NAD(P)-binding protein — MSHAEVLVTGAAGKTGLAVLRAVARRGKAARALVHRGDQAAPAHQAGAVQVAVGDLLDSAALRSAMQGVRAVYLICPNVHYQETEIGQAAILAAQAAGVEHFVYHSVLLPAVAAMPHHWQKHLVEQSLQASGLPYTSLQPASYMQNVLPYWESIRSGLYRVPHSLEAIFTPVDLEDVAEVAATVLASPVEYTGRVLPLAGPERLSSEQMAAEMAAQLGRPVRAEAQPLADWAAAANGLSDYASHALQRMFAYYDVHGFAGEGTVLQATLGRPPQTFRGFLSRLAN; from the coding sequence ATGTCCCACGCGGAAGTTCTGGTCACCGGGGCGGCCGGCAAGACCGGCCTGGCCGTGCTGCGCGCCGTAGCGCGGCGCGGCAAGGCCGCCCGGGCGCTGGTACACCGGGGCGACCAAGCCGCTCCCGCCCACCAAGCCGGCGCGGTACAGGTGGCAGTGGGCGACCTGCTGGACAGCGCAGCGCTGCGCAGCGCGATGCAGGGCGTGCGAGCCGTCTACCTGATCTGTCCCAATGTGCACTACCAGGAAACCGAGATAGGCCAGGCGGCGATTCTCGCAGCGCAGGCGGCAGGCGTGGAACACTTCGTGTACCACTCGGTGCTGCTGCCGGCTGTGGCGGCCATGCCGCATCACTGGCAGAAGCATCTTGTCGAGCAAAGCCTGCAAGCCAGCGGGCTGCCCTACACCAGCCTGCAGCCGGCCAGCTACATGCAGAACGTGCTGCCGTATTGGGAAAGCATCCGGAGCGGCCTGTACCGCGTGCCGCATTCGCTGGAGGCGATCTTCACCCCGGTGGACCTGGAGGATGTCGCCGAAGTCGCCGCGACGGTGCTGGCCAGCCCTGTAGAGTACACCGGCCGGGTACTGCCGCTGGCCGGGCCGGAGCGGCTGAGCTCTGAGCAGATGGCAGCCGAGATGGCCGCACAGCTAGGCCGCCCGGTGCGGGCCGAGGCGCAGCCGCTGGCCGACTGGGCGGCAGCGGCCAACGGCCTGAGCGACTATGCCAGCCACGCCCTGCAGCGCATGTTCGCCTATTATGATGTGCACGGCTTTGCTGGCGAGGGCACGGTGCTGCAAGCCACGCTGGGCCGCCCGCCGCAAACCTTCCGGGGATTTCTCAGCCGGCTAGCGAATTAG
- a CDS encoding DinB family protein: MNPYSLSEIHASLVDMDRQVYEYFAGIPSQDFFQHPAGVWSPAENLAHLSISVRPVTLALRVPRRVSGLIWGSPGHSRPFPELVAAYRAALGQGGVAPAQFVAEVDDQPADPQAAQQKLLESWRKDASRLEAAAATWQDEDLDKAAVPHPLLGKLTLRELLFFTLYHNLHHINDVRGLLGASPLEW, from the coding sequence GTGAACCCTTATTCGCTTTCGGAGATCCACGCCAGCCTTGTCGACATGGACCGCCAGGTATATGAATACTTTGCCGGCATCCCCAGCCAGGATTTCTTCCAACACCCAGCTGGGGTTTGGTCCCCGGCGGAGAACTTGGCCCATCTAAGTATTTCTGTGCGTCCGGTCACGCTGGCTTTGCGTGTGCCTCGCCGCGTGTCTGGTTTGATTTGGGGCTCACCGGGCCACAGCCGCCCATTCCCTGAGCTGGTGGCAGCCTACCGGGCCGCGTTGGGACAGGGAGGCGTTGCCCCGGCCCAATTTGTGGCCGAGGTGGACGACCAACCCGCCGACCCGCAGGCCGCCCAGCAAAAGCTTCTGGAGAGCTGGCGCAAGGATGCTTCCCGCTTGGAAGCCGCAGCCGCCACTTGGCAGGATGAAGACTTGGACAAGGCAGCTGTGCCACACCCTCTGCTGGGCAAGCTCACCCTGCGCGAACTGTTGTTTTTCACGCTCTATCACAACTTGCATCACATCAATGACGTCCGTGGGCTCTTGGGAGCGTCCCCGCTGGAATGGTGA
- a CDS encoding amidohydrolase family protein, translating into MLTRLPALADVHVHLREPGATHKEDWASGTAAALAGGITTVLAMPNTLPTINSAETLAAGLALAAGKAHCDYGQYIGGASGNAATTASVAPLAAGLKLYLDQTYGDLKLDDMRDWLPHFAAWPQDWPLCVHAESKTMAAAILLAALHDRPVHICHVSLAEEIALIRSAKQAGLKVTCEVCPQHLFLCEDDIPALGAGRAEVRPRLASKADQEALWANLDVVDCFATDHAPHTLEEKDSATPPPGYPGLETMLPLLLNASRESRLTLDDIIARLHSNPQRIFRLPEQPETYVEVDLNSRYEIRAAEQHTRCGWTPFEGWQVNGRVVRVTLRGQTAYEDGRLRAAPGSGRPIRH; encoded by the coding sequence ATGCTGACGCGCCTGCCCGCCCTGGCCGATGTGCATGTGCACCTGCGCGAACCTGGCGCGACGCACAAGGAGGACTGGGCCAGCGGCACGGCGGCGGCGCTGGCCGGCGGCATCACCACCGTGTTGGCGATGCCCAACACGCTGCCGACGATCAATTCGGCCGAAACGCTGGCGGCCGGCCTGGCGCTGGCAGCCGGCAAAGCCCACTGCGATTACGGCCAGTACATCGGCGGCGCTAGCGGCAATGCGGCCACAACCGCCTCCGTCGCCCCCTTGGCGGCCGGGCTGAAGCTATACCTGGACCAGACCTACGGCGACTTGAAGCTGGACGACATGCGCGACTGGCTGCCGCACTTCGCCGCCTGGCCGCAGGACTGGCCATTGTGTGTGCATGCCGAAAGCAAGACGATGGCGGCGGCCATCCTGCTGGCCGCGCTGCACGACCGGCCGGTGCACATTTGCCACGTCTCGCTGGCAGAAGAGATCGCCCTCATCCGCTCGGCTAAGCAAGCCGGCCTCAAAGTGACCTGCGAGGTGTGCCCGCAGCACCTGTTCCTGTGCGAGGACGACATCCCCGCGCTGGGCGCCGGGCGGGCCGAGGTGCGCCCGCGGCTGGCGAGCAAAGCCGACCAAGAGGCGTTGTGGGCCAACCTGGACGTAGTGGACTGCTTCGCCACGGACCACGCCCCACACACGCTGGAGGAGAAGGACAGCGCCACACCACCGCCCGGTTACCCTGGGCTGGAGACCATGCTGCCGCTGCTGCTGAATGCGTCCCGCGAGAGCCGGCTGACGCTGGACGACATCATTGCCCGCCTGCACAGCAACCCCCAGCGCATCTTTCGCCTGCCGGAGCAGCCAGAGACTTACGTGGAGGTAGATCTTAACAGCCGCTATGAAATCCGCGCAGCCGAGCAGCACACCCGCTGCGGCTGGACGCCCTTCGAGGGTTGGCAGGTGAACGGCCGGGTGGTGCGCGTGACACTGCGCGGGCAAACAGCCTATGAAGACGGCCGCCTGCGGGCTGCCCCGGGCAGCGGACGGCCCATTCGTCATTAA
- the pyrB gene encoding aspartate carbamoyltransferase, producing MTPLSSAINTFSLPFGEQRNAPLYGQDILSVNQFSREDLTYIYRVAHEMRSIVERIGSFDLLKGKILANLFYEPSTRTSSSFTAAMERLGGSVIPINNVQYSSVSKGESLPDTVRTLECYADVIVLRHPEVGSCALAAQYAKKPIINAGDGIGEHPTQALLDLFTIFEELGNPEGLSVTLLGDLKNGRTVHSLARLLALFNVKLNYVSPQVLKMPEEIVAELSKKNVKQEAFSELDGILPETDVLYVTRVQKERFASLEEYEQLKDLYVITPETMKAAKQRMIVMHPLPRVGEISMDVDDDPRAAYFRQMEYGMYTRMALLAMVLGKA from the coding sequence ATGACCCCTTTATCCAGTGCGATCAATACCTTTAGCCTGCCCTTTGGCGAGCAACGCAACGCTCCGCTGTACGGGCAGGACATCCTTTCAGTGAACCAATTCAGCCGGGAGGATCTGACCTACATCTACCGGGTGGCCCACGAAATGCGCAGCATCGTAGAGCGGATTGGCAGCTTCGATCTGCTCAAAGGGAAAATCCTGGCCAATTTGTTTTACGAACCTTCCACGCGGACTTCCTCCTCCTTCACGGCGGCGATGGAACGGCTGGGCGGCTCGGTGATCCCGATCAACAATGTGCAGTACTCTTCGGTATCCAAAGGCGAATCGCTGCCCGACACGGTGCGCACGCTGGAATGCTATGCGGATGTGATCGTGCTGCGTCATCCAGAAGTAGGCTCCTGTGCCCTGGCGGCACAGTACGCCAAAAAGCCGATCATCAACGCCGGCGACGGCATTGGTGAGCACCCCACTCAGGCGCTGTTGGACCTGTTCACCATCTTTGAGGAGCTGGGCAACCCGGAAGGACTGAGTGTGACCTTGCTGGGCGACCTGAAGAACGGCCGCACGGTGCACTCGCTGGCGCGGCTGCTGGCCTTGTTCAACGTCAAGCTAAACTATGTCTCACCGCAAGTGCTGAAGATGCCGGAGGAGATCGTAGCCGAGCTGAGCAAGAAGAATGTGAAACAGGAAGCATTCAGCGAGCTGGACGGCATCTTGCCGGAGACCGATGTGCTGTATGTAACCCGCGTGCAGAAAGAGCGCTTCGCCAGCCTGGAAGAGTATGAGCAGCTCAAAGACCTGTATGTGATCACGCCTGAGACGATGAAAGCCGCCAAGCAAAGGATGATCGTAATGCACCCTCTGCCGCGGGTCGGCGAGATCAGCATGGATGTAGATGATGACCCACGGGCGGCCTATTTCCGCCAGATGGAGTACGGCATGTACACGCGCATGGCCTTGCTGGCCATGGTGCTGGGAAAGGCATAG
- a CDS encoding DUF1801 domain-containing protein translates to MMNVRKTISEDLEDFLSNYAPDVRNLALALRERIFDIEPRVKEQIDIKASLLGYGYADTYKHIICVVILYSEYVNLGFPRGVDMPDPEGLLQGTGKYARHMKIGALADVEAPEVAALLQAAVDLTPFPGEED, encoded by the coding sequence ATGATGAATGTCCGCAAAACAATTTCAGAAGACTTGGAAGACTTCCTGTCCAACTATGCGCCGGATGTGCGCAATCTGGCTCTGGCCCTGCGTGAGCGTATCTTCGATATTGAGCCGCGTGTCAAAGAGCAAATTGATATCAAAGCCAGCCTGCTGGGTTACGGTTACGCCGACACGTACAAGCACATCATTTGCGTCGTGATTCTCTACAGCGAGTACGTCAACCTGGGCTTTCCGCGTGGTGTCGACATGCCTGACCCCGAAGGTCTGCTGCAGGGTACCGGGAAATACGCCCGCCACATGAAGATCGGTGCTCTGGCAGATGTGGAGGCGCCTGAAGTGGCTGCGCTGCTCCAAGCGGCTGTGGACCTGACGCCGTTTCCTGGCGAGGAAGATTAA
- a CDS encoding quinone-dependent dihydroorotate dehydrogenase, which produces MYQRIRPWLFRLDPEMAHGASLRLLQLAGSLPPAAAWLRRQYAAPEQPVQLFGLRFANRVGLAAGYDKDGLAWRGLAGLGFGHLELGTVTPRPQPGNPRPRLFRLPEDEAAINRLGFPSRGADFLARRLAGRRPPGLVLGVNLGINKDTPLEQAAADYQQLMRTFSPLADYLTINISSPNTPGLRQLQDRRYLDGLLSALTPLRRVPLLVKLSPDLDDAQLDDVLEVLLGQRVDGVIASNTTLARPAGLRSAAAGEAGGLSGRPLVGASRSMVARIAARAQDRLPIIAVGGIFGGHEAQAALDAGASLVQVYTGLIYRGPGLAREIAAALVQ; this is translated from the coding sequence ATGTATCAGCGCATACGCCCCTGGCTGTTCCGGCTGGACCCTGAGATGGCGCATGGTGCCAGCCTGCGCCTGCTGCAGCTGGCAGGCAGCTTGCCGCCAGCGGCGGCTTGGCTACGGCGGCAGTATGCTGCCCCAGAGCAGCCCGTACAGCTGTTCGGGTTGCGATTCGCCAACCGGGTGGGTCTGGCGGCTGGCTACGACAAAGACGGCTTGGCCTGGCGCGGCCTGGCCGGTCTGGGCTTCGGCCACCTGGAGCTGGGCACGGTGACGCCGCGGCCGCAGCCAGGCAACCCGCGGCCGCGGCTGTTCCGGCTGCCCGAAGATGAGGCGGCCATCAACCGGCTGGGCTTCCCCAGCCGGGGCGCGGACTTTCTGGCCAGGCGGTTGGCGGGACGGCGGCCGCCGGGGTTGGTGCTGGGGGTTAACCTGGGGATCAACAAGGACACACCACTGGAGCAAGCCGCGGCGGATTACCAACAATTAATGCGGACGTTCTCGCCGTTGGCCGACTATTTGACGATCAACATCAGTTCGCCCAACACGCCCGGGCTGCGCCAGCTGCAAGACCGCCGCTATTTGGACGGCTTGCTGAGCGCGCTGACCCCGCTGAGAAGGGTGCCGCTGCTGGTAAAACTCTCGCCGGACCTAGACGATGCCCAGCTGGATGATGTGCTGGAGGTGCTGCTGGGGCAGCGGGTCGACGGCGTGATCGCCAGCAACACCACCCTGGCGCGCCCAGCAGGCCTGCGCTCGGCTGCGGCTGGCGAAGCCGGCGGGCTGAGTGGCCGGCCGCTGGTGGGCGCCAGCCGCAGCATGGTGGCGCGCATCGCCGCCCGGGCGCAAGATCGCCTCCCGATCATCGCCGTCGGCGGGATCTTTGGCGGCCATGAGGCCCAGGCGGCGCTGGACGCGGGGGCCAGCCTGGTGCAGGTCTATACGGGCCTGATCTATCGCGGGCCGGGCCTGGCCCGCGAGATCGCCGCAGCCCTCGTACAATAA
- the pyrF gene encoding orotidine-5'-phosphate decarboxylase: protein MTGFFAQLEARCRAVDSLLCVGLDPHGEDLSEPSSAAAREFCLRLIEASAPYAAAFKPNSAFFEVFGAAGMQALQDVIAAVPEGIPVLLDAKRGDIGSTAAAYARAAFGELKAGALTVSPYLGQDAVAPFLEDPAKGVFLLCKTSNPGAGDLQDLGAGGQPVYLHVARLAQEWNQHGNVGLVVGATYPAELAAVRAAAPGLWILAPGIGAQGGDLQAAVHAGLREDGLGLLAPASRAISRTADPAAAAAELREALNTARGSKAQTARSVFRHAQLADDLLRLGCVQFGEFKLKSGQLSPIYLDLRRLVGDPAALARAAAAYSAVLRGLRFDRLAALPYAALPLGAAIAIHGGWPLVYPRKESKDYGTRSVVEGPYEPGETAVVIDDLVTTGESKFEGIEKLQAAGLKVREIVVLVNRQAQGQDVFGPRGLALHAVLRLPELLDYWREQGAISAQQHQATLRYLES, encoded by the coding sequence TTGACGGGATTCTTTGCGCAATTGGAGGCGCGCTGCCGCGCGGTTGATAGCCTGCTGTGCGTGGGGCTGGACCCCCACGGGGAGGACCTGAGCGAGCCCAGCTCAGCGGCCGCCAGGGAGTTTTGCCTGCGGTTGATCGAAGCCAGCGCGCCCTACGCCGCGGCTTTCAAGCCCAACTCAGCCTTCTTTGAAGTCTTCGGCGCGGCAGGCATGCAGGCGCTGCAAGATGTGATCGCGGCAGTGCCGGAGGGAATCCCCGTGCTGCTGGACGCCAAGCGCGGCGACATCGGCAGCACGGCGGCGGCCTATGCGCGGGCCGCCTTTGGTGAGCTGAAGGCAGGTGCGCTGACCGTCAGCCCCTACCTGGGCCAGGATGCGGTGGCGCCCTTTCTGGAAGACCCGGCCAAGGGCGTCTTCCTGCTGTGCAAGACCTCCAACCCCGGCGCGGGCGACCTGCAAGATTTGGGCGCCGGCGGCCAGCCCGTGTACCTGCACGTGGCGCGGCTGGCGCAGGAATGGAACCAGCACGGCAACGTAGGCCTGGTGGTAGGCGCCACCTACCCCGCCGAGCTGGCGGCGGTGCGCGCCGCGGCGCCAGGGCTGTGGATCCTGGCGCCGGGGATCGGCGCCCAGGGCGGCGATCTGCAAGCAGCAGTGCATGCCGGCCTGCGGGAAGATGGGCTGGGGCTCTTGGCGCCAGCCTCACGGGCCATCAGCCGGACGGCTGACCCGGCCGCTGCGGCAGCCGAACTGCGCGAGGCGCTGAACACGGCGCGAGGCAGCAAAGCCCAGACGGCCAGGTCGGTTTTTCGCCATGCACAGCTGGCCGACGACCTGCTGCGACTGGGCTGCGTGCAATTTGGCGAGTTCAAGCTCAAGTCCGGGCAGCTCTCGCCGATCTATTTGGACCTGCGCCGGCTGGTGGGCGACCCGGCGGCACTGGCGCGGGCGGCGGCAGCTTACAGCGCCGTGCTGCGCGGCCTGCGCTTTGACCGGCTGGCGGCGCTGCCCTACGCGGCCCTGCCGCTGGGGGCGGCCATTGCCATACACGGCGGCTGGCCGCTGGTCTACCCGCGCAAGGAAAGCAAGGATTACGGCACGCGTTCGGTAGTGGAAGGGCCCTACGAGCCGGGTGAGACCGCCGTAGTCATCGATGACCTGGTCACCACTGGCGAGAGCAAGTTCGAAGGCATCGAAAAGCTGCAGGCAGCCGGGCTGAAAGTGCGCGAGATCGTGGTGCTGGTGAACCGCCAGGCCCAGGGACAGGACGTTTTTGGCCCGCGCGGCCTGGCCCTGCACGCCGTGCTGCGCTTGCCTGAACTGCTGGACTATTGGCGCGAGCAGGGGGCGATCAGCGCCCAACAGCACCAAGCCACGCTACGCTACTTGGAGAGCTGA
- a CDS encoding CoA transferase, with translation MTEEKGLLHGIRVLDLTRVLAGPYCTMLLGDLGAEVIKVEEPSRGDDTRQWGPPYTQNGLSAYFISANRNKRSLTLNLRSPEGRAVLRELIAQSDVLVENFKTGTLEKMGLSYAELKALKPDIIYCTITGFGYSGPLKDRPGYDFISQAMGGMMSLTGEAEGEPIRVGVAIVDLLAGSHASNAIMAALFARERQKTGQRIDISLFDSQIATLSYVASNYLISGKPPKRYGNAHPNIVPYQSFKAADGYFAFAAGNDLQWARFCQEVGQEDWARDQRFASNPQRNAHREALLPLLDALFVQQPIAHWLEVCERATVPAAPILSVDQALAHEQVAARGMLTQATLSDGESIQMLGSPLQIPTQPAQVRLPPPTLGEHTAEVLSGLLGKTEAEIAQLQDEKII, from the coding sequence ATGACTGAAGAAAAAGGCTTACTGCACGGCATACGCGTGCTGGATCTGACCCGCGTATTGGCCGGCCCCTACTGCACCATGCTGCTGGGGGACCTGGGGGCCGAAGTGATCAAAGTGGAAGAACCCTCCCGGGGCGATGACACACGCCAGTGGGGTCCACCCTACACGCAAAACGGCCTCTCAGCCTATTTCATCTCCGCCAATCGCAACAAACGCAGCCTCACGCTCAACCTGCGCAGCCCTGAGGGCCGGGCCGTGCTGCGCGAGCTGATCGCCCAAAGTGATGTACTGGTGGAAAACTTCAAGACTGGCACGCTGGAAAAGATGGGCCTGAGTTATGCAGAACTCAAGGCGCTCAAGCCGGACATCATCTACTGCACGATCACCGGATTCGGCTACAGCGGCCCGCTGAAGGACCGGCCGGGCTACGACTTCATCAGCCAGGCCATGGGCGGTATGATGAGCCTGACCGGCGAGGCCGAAGGCGAGCCCATCCGGGTGGGCGTGGCGATCGTAGACCTGCTGGCAGGTAGCCATGCGAGCAACGCCATCATGGCTGCGCTTTTTGCCCGAGAACGCCAGAAAACCGGACAGCGCATCGATATTTCGCTGTTCGACTCGCAAATCGCCACGCTGTCCTATGTGGCCAGCAATTATTTGATCTCAGGCAAGCCGCCCAAACGCTACGGCAACGCCCACCCCAATATTGTGCCTTACCAGTCGTTCAAGGCCGCCGATGGCTATTTTGCCTTCGCGGCGGGCAATGACCTGCAGTGGGCGCGTTTTTGCCAGGAAGTCGGGCAGGAAGACTGGGCGCGTGACCAGCGTTTTGCCAGCAATCCACAGCGCAACGCCCACCGTGAGGCGTTGCTACCGCTGCTGGACGCCTTGTTCGTCCAGCAGCCCATCGCCCATTGGCTGGAAGTGTGCGAACGGGCCACGGTGCCGGCGGCGCCGATCCTCAGCGTGGACCAGGCGCTGGCTCACGAGCAGGTGGCGGCGCGCGGCATGCTGACGCAGGCAACCCTCTCCGACGGCGAAAGCATCCAAATGCTCGGCTCGCCGCTGCAAATTCCGACGCAGCCGGCGCAAGTGCGCCTGCCGCCACCGACCCTGGGCGAGCACACGGCTGAAGTCCTGAGCGGCCTATTGGGCAAGACGGAGGCCGAGATCGCCCAACTGCAAGACGAAAAGATCATCTAA
- the dinB gene encoding DNA polymerase IV, protein MAQQNTRTPAPRTIIHLDLDAFFCAVEELRDASLRGKPFAVGGSPEGRGVVASCSYPARKFGIRSAMPMARALRLCPDLIIVRHHFRDYVEMSNKVMELLSGVSEIIQPISIDEAFIDISALPGDPLTIGHDLQKAIRDHLQLHCSLGIASNKLVAKIATEVGKGSVRTGAYPNALQHVPAGEEAAFLAPLPCEALWGVGPKSAERLAEVGLRSIGQIAAHPLRELQRLFGPQGGLDLQRRAQGIDNSPVHTSHETKSISQEETFARDTDDGALLEELIRSQAESIARRLKRKELYGSTVKIKLRWPDFTTITRQSTLPEASDDARQIEAAALQLFHQNWRPGRKLRLLGVGISRLGPPSRQLGLWDWNPKEAAKQERLEAAVRALQAQYGDAAIHRASQLKVEP, encoded by the coding sequence ATGGCCCAGCAAAATACCCGAACGCCCGCACCGCGCACCATCATCCACCTGGATCTGGACGCGTTCTTCTGCGCGGTGGAAGAGCTGCGTGACGCCTCGCTGCGCGGCAAGCCGTTTGCCGTAGGCGGCAGCCCTGAGGGCCGCGGCGTGGTGGCCTCGTGCTCTTACCCGGCCCGCAAGTTCGGCATCCGCTCGGCGATGCCGATGGCGCGGGCGCTGCGGCTGTGCCCGGATCTGATCATCGTGCGCCATCACTTCCGTGATTATGTCGAGATGTCCAACAAAGTGATGGAGCTGCTCAGCGGCGTCTCAGAAATCATCCAGCCGATCTCGATTGACGAAGCTTTTATTGATATCAGCGCGCTGCCCGGCGACCCTTTGACGATCGGGCACGACCTGCAAAAAGCGATCCGCGACCACTTGCAGCTACACTGCTCATTGGGCATTGCCAGCAACAAGCTGGTGGCCAAGATCGCCACCGAAGTGGGCAAAGGCTCGGTGCGCACAGGCGCCTACCCCAACGCACTGCAGCACGTGCCGGCGGGCGAAGAGGCCGCCTTCCTGGCTCCGCTGCCCTGCGAGGCGCTGTGGGGTGTGGGGCCCAAGAGTGCCGAGCGGCTGGCGGAGGTGGGCTTGCGCAGCATCGGCCAGATCGCGGCGCACCCGCTGCGTGAATTGCAGCGGCTGTTCGGCCCGCAAGGCGGCCTGGATCTGCAGCGTCGCGCCCAGGGCATCGACAACAGTCCCGTGCACACGTCGCACGAGACCAAGTCGATCAGCCAGGAAGAGACCTTTGCGCGCGACACAGACGACGGGGCGCTGCTGGAAGAGCTGATCCGTAGCCAGGCAGAAAGCATCGCCCGGCGGTTGAAGCGCAAAGAGCTGTACGGCAGCACGGTCAAGATCAAACTGCGCTGGCCGGATTTCACCACGATCACGCGGCAAAGTACCCTGCCCGAGGCCAGCGACGACGCCCGCCAGATCGAAGCGGCGGCGCTGCAGCTCTTCCACCAGAACTGGCGGCCGGGCCGCAAGCTGCGCCTGCTGGGTGTGGGCATCAGCCGGCTGGGGCCGCCCAGCCGGCAGCTGGGGCTGTGGGACTGGAACCCCAAAGAGGCCGCCAAACAAGAGCGCCTGGAAGCGGCGGTACGCGCGCTACAGGCGCAATATGGCGATGCGGCCATTCACCGAGCCAGCCAACTGAAGGTAGAGCCGTGA